One genomic window of Polyangium aurulentum includes the following:
- a CDS encoding MopE-related protein, whose product MERRRSGAWRLLILGLGVSLAAVSAAGCAAGGASGAGAGGAGGNGGAGQGGAGGRACVPAAEACDGMDNDCNGEVDEGCACQTGQTQACYSGTAETQGVGACKDGVQTCDESGQWGACDDEVKPTDETCNGADDDCDGATDEELPDVTCGLGACEVTVVGCDNGEAPACQPLPAANEVCDGIDNDCDGSTDEADPDLGKACSTGSQGPCSAGKNQCVDGALACVPDVMAVAEKCDGADNDCNGVVDDAPGTGMTCTTAKPGVCAAGTTKCSGAIVVCVADVTSSPETCNGLDDDCDSLSDEGNPGGGASCDSGKPGICGAGKVTCAGGQLSCVGPNPKSEACNGLDDDCDGQVDNGNPGGGGGCVTGQLGVCGSGTLTCVSGTYKCVANVQATAETCNGLDDDCNGSVDDGSAAGGSCNTGLSGSCAAGIVKCQTGVLKCEPTLPPQTETCNGKDDDCDGATDESNPGGGASCTTGLLGACSKGTTQCQTGALKCQATAQPTAETCNGVDDDCNGSIDDGSGSGGAACNTGLTGACAAGVLKCQSGALKCQPTLPPKNETCNGLDDDCDGLIDELTEVCGNGVDDDCDNKVDEDCTCGHSKCVTGGALTSGCDPCVTQICQVDSYCCNSSWDSICVGEVSSVCGLSCP is encoded by the coding sequence ATGGAGCGGCGTCGGAGCGGAGCATGGCGGCTGTTGATCCTCGGGCTCGGTGTATCGCTCGCGGCGGTCTCCGCGGCGGGCTGCGCCGCAGGCGGCGCGTCGGGCGCCGGGGCCGGCGGAGCGGGGGGGAACGGGGGCGCAGGTCAAGGCGGCGCCGGCGGTCGGGCTTGCGTGCCGGCGGCCGAGGCCTGCGACGGCATGGATAACGATTGCAATGGCGAGGTCGACGAGGGCTGCGCCTGCCAGACCGGACAAACCCAGGCCTGCTACTCCGGGACGGCGGAGACGCAGGGCGTCGGCGCGTGCAAGGACGGCGTGCAGACCTGCGACGAAAGCGGCCAGTGGGGCGCGTGCGACGACGAGGTCAAGCCCACGGACGAGACGTGCAATGGCGCCGACGACGACTGCGACGGAGCCACCGACGAGGAGCTGCCCGACGTCACCTGCGGCCTCGGCGCCTGCGAGGTCACCGTGGTCGGCTGCGACAACGGCGAGGCCCCCGCGTGCCAGCCGCTCCCGGCCGCCAACGAGGTGTGCGACGGCATCGACAACGACTGCGACGGCTCGACGGACGAGGCCGATCCGGACCTCGGCAAGGCCTGCTCGACGGGGAGCCAGGGCCCGTGCAGCGCGGGCAAGAACCAGTGCGTGGACGGCGCGCTCGCCTGCGTGCCCGACGTGATGGCCGTGGCCGAGAAATGCGACGGCGCCGACAACGATTGCAATGGGGTGGTCGACGACGCGCCCGGCACGGGCATGACCTGCACCACGGCCAAGCCGGGCGTCTGCGCCGCGGGCACGACCAAGTGCTCGGGCGCGATCGTCGTCTGCGTGGCCGACGTGACCTCGTCGCCCGAGACGTGCAACGGCCTCGACGACGATTGCGACAGCCTGTCGGACGAGGGCAACCCTGGCGGCGGCGCGTCGTGTGACTCGGGCAAACCTGGCATCTGCGGGGCCGGCAAGGTGACGTGCGCCGGCGGTCAGCTCTCGTGCGTGGGCCCGAATCCCAAGAGCGAGGCGTGCAACGGCCTCGACGACGATTGCGACGGCCAGGTCGACAACGGCAACCCCGGTGGCGGCGGCGGCTGCGTCACGGGCCAGCTCGGCGTCTGCGGCTCCGGTACCCTGACGTGCGTGAGCGGCACCTACAAATGCGTGGCCAACGTCCAGGCGACGGCCGAGACGTGCAACGGCCTCGACGATGATTGCAACGGCTCGGTCGATGACGGCAGCGCGGCCGGCGGCTCCTGCAACACCGGCCTGTCGGGCTCCTGCGCGGCGGGCATCGTCAAGTGCCAGACCGGCGTGCTCAAGTGCGAGCCGACGCTCCCGCCGCAAACCGAGACGTGCAACGGGAAAGACGACGATTGCGACGGCGCCACCGACGAGAGCAACCCCGGCGGCGGCGCCTCGTGCACCACGGGCCTGCTCGGCGCCTGCAGCAAGGGCACCACGCAATGCCAGACCGGCGCGCTCAAGTGCCAGGCGACCGCGCAGCCGACGGCCGAGACCTGCAACGGAGTCGACGACGACTGCAACGGCTCGATCGACGACGGCAGCGGGTCCGGCGGCGCCGCGTGCAACACCGGCCTGACGGGCGCCTGCGCGGCGGGCGTGCTCAAGTGCCAGAGCGGCGCGCTCAAGTGCCAGCCGACCCTCCCGCCGAAGAACGAGACGTGCAACGGGCTCGACGACGATTGCGACGGCCTGATCGACGAGCTCACGGAGGTGTGCGGCAATGGCGTCGACGATGATTGCGACAATAAAGTCGACGAGGACTGCACCTGCGGGCACAGCAAGTGCGTGACGGGCGGCGCGCTGACGAGCGGCTGCGACCCTTGCGTCACGCAGATCTGCCAGGTTGATTCGTATTGCTGCAACAGCTCCTGGGACAGCATTTGCGTGGGCGAGGTCAGCTCCGTTTGCGGCCTCTCCTGCCCCTGA
- a CDS encoding c-type cytochrome — protein sequence MRLNGTRTRPFALLLLGLAAGGAIIGGCSDDETPYVTSESAPAVNPPPISGGTLLIAKDGHTAVAADPDRDRVWIVDLDKRALTHEVVLRDGDEPGRVIEDGSGHVHVALRSSGALATIDLASGEITERRAVCPAPRGVAYEAAKDAVHVACAGGELVTLPAAGGKATRQLRLDRDLRDVLVDGDKLLVSRLKTAEVLVVNADGSIGQRTQPPSVSMIDFEKKERVFEPAVAWRMVQGPEDSVIVVHQRAATSPIDLALASGQAPYSPGPDLPCEDGGDAAPPPITHAALTTLHRASDGTLTTSTSFSRTLTGAALPVDVAISPSGTAFASVGAGTFTFIHASRTADGIDVPKPCDHGDNKKAPGQPTAVAFQDEDRLVVQLREPAALFFPADGTTLALPGESRFDTGHDVFHRAPKADGSIACASCHPEGHEDGRVWNFMPMGARRTQEISGGMLAAPLHWDGDMVNMSGLMREVLGRRMGGLPPGPVQMEHVERWIDALPALPRSEPVDAEAVARGEILFNDEAVGCATCHGGDKRTNNKSVDVGTGKEFQVPSLIGIAGRAPFMHDGCAPTLRARFDGNCGGGDAHGRTSQLSPGQIDDLVAYIETL from the coding sequence ATGCGGCTCAATGGAACACGAACACGCCCGTTCGCGCTGCTCCTGCTCGGCCTCGCGGCAGGCGGCGCCATCATTGGCGGTTGTAGCGATGACGAAACGCCCTATGTGACGAGCGAGTCGGCCCCGGCTGTCAATCCGCCGCCGATCAGCGGCGGCACGCTGCTCATCGCCAAGGACGGTCACACCGCGGTCGCCGCGGATCCGGATCGCGACCGCGTCTGGATCGTCGACCTCGACAAGCGCGCCCTCACGCACGAGGTCGTGCTCCGCGACGGCGACGAGCCCGGCCGCGTCATCGAGGACGGCTCGGGGCACGTCCACGTGGCGCTGCGCTCGAGCGGCGCGCTCGCGACGATCGACCTCGCCTCGGGCGAGATCACCGAGCGCCGCGCCGTTTGCCCGGCCCCGCGCGGCGTCGCCTACGAGGCGGCCAAGGACGCGGTGCACGTCGCGTGCGCGGGCGGCGAGCTCGTCACGCTCCCCGCTGCGGGCGGCAAGGCGACGCGGCAGCTCAGGCTCGACCGCGACCTGCGCGACGTGCTCGTCGACGGCGACAAACTCCTCGTCAGCCGGCTCAAGACGGCCGAGGTGCTCGTCGTCAATGCCGACGGCAGCATCGGCCAGCGCACGCAGCCGCCCAGCGTGAGCATGATCGACTTCGAGAAGAAGGAGCGCGTCTTCGAGCCCGCCGTCGCGTGGCGCATGGTCCAGGGCCCCGAGGACAGCGTCATCGTCGTGCACCAGCGCGCGGCGACCTCGCCCATCGACCTCGCCCTCGCCTCGGGGCAGGCCCCCTACAGCCCCGGCCCCGACCTCCCCTGCGAGGACGGCGGCGATGCCGCACCTCCGCCCATCACGCACGCCGCGCTCACCACCCTGCACCGCGCGAGCGACGGCACGCTCACGACCTCGACCTCCTTCTCGCGCACGCTGACCGGCGCGGCCTTGCCGGTCGACGTCGCCATATCGCCGAGCGGCACCGCCTTCGCGTCGGTCGGGGCCGGCACCTTCACGTTCATTCATGCCTCGCGCACGGCCGACGGTATCGACGTGCCCAAGCCGTGCGACCACGGGGACAACAAGAAGGCGCCTGGCCAGCCCACGGCGGTCGCATTCCAGGACGAGGACCGCCTGGTCGTGCAGCTCCGTGAGCCTGCGGCGCTCTTTTTCCCGGCGGACGGCACGACGCTCGCGCTCCCGGGCGAGAGCCGCTTCGATACGGGTCACGACGTGTTCCACCGGGCCCCCAAGGCCGACGGCTCGATCGCTTGCGCTTCGTGCCACCCCGAAGGTCACGAGGACGGGCGGGTGTGGAACTTCATGCCAATGGGCGCGCGTCGCACGCAGGAGATCAGCGGCGGCATGCTCGCCGCGCCGCTGCATTGGGACGGGGACATGGTGAACATGAGCGGCCTCATGAGAGAGGTCCTCGGTCGCCGCATGGGAGGCCTCCCGCCGGGCCCGGTGCAGATGGAGCACGTCGAGCGCTGGATCGACGCGCTGCCTGCGCTGCCCAGGTCGGAGCCCGTCGACGCCGAGGCGGTTGCGCGCGGCGAGATCCTCTTCAATGACGAGGCCGTCGGATGCGCCACCTGCCACGGCGGCGACAAGCGCACGAACAACAAGAGCGTGGACGTGGGCACGGGCAAGGAGTTCCAGGTGCCCTCGCTCATCGGCATCGCCGGCCGGGCGCCGTTCATGCACGACGGCTGCGCGCCCACCCTGCGGGCTCGCTTCGACGGCAACTGCGGCGGCGGCGACGCGCACGGCCGCACCTCGCAGCTCTCGCCGGGCCAGATCGACGATCTGGTCGCGTACATCGAGACGCTCTAG
- a CDS encoding alpha/beta hydrolase, with product MRPAVLTLAIAALFAGGAHAHAEDDGAAPPPPEPEIAQIAQPAQIAQTAPATTPARWCAPELDALPGEVCSFVPAKESAGPRTLVIYLHGVIQPDSGWQWTQQRGAARVGAKYGFSVLMPRGRRGIGPKTMEDWWTWPTAASAQKTHEDAMIAEWDAARAELERRTGKRFERVYVFGFSNGAYYATSLAMRGRLPVSGYGVFAGGSGATYLERAGAQTKQRAPIFVGWGGKDKAHRDQEALVRMLRKLKWPSKSLGQKRAGHAMTDDQVAQAVAFLAGPPPAAKPGRPKKKR from the coding sequence ATGCGCCCCGCCGTGCTCACCCTGGCCATCGCTGCGCTCTTCGCCGGGGGCGCGCACGCGCACGCGGAGGACGACGGCGCCGCGCCTCCCCCGCCCGAGCCCGAGATTGCGCAAATTGCGCAACCTGCACAGATTGCGCAAACCGCCCCTGCGACAACCCCCGCGCGCTGGTGCGCCCCCGAGCTCGACGCGCTGCCCGGCGAGGTGTGCTCGTTCGTCCCTGCGAAAGAGTCGGCCGGTCCGCGCACGCTGGTGATTTATCTCCACGGCGTCATCCAGCCCGACAGCGGATGGCAGTGGACGCAGCAGCGGGGCGCGGCGCGCGTGGGGGCGAAGTACGGTTTTTCGGTGCTGATGCCGCGCGGTCGCCGGGGCATCGGGCCGAAGACGATGGAGGACTGGTGGACCTGGCCCACCGCCGCCTCCGCGCAAAAGACGCATGAAGACGCGATGATAGCCGAGTGGGACGCGGCTCGCGCCGAGCTCGAGCGGCGCACGGGAAAGCGCTTCGAGCGCGTCTACGTGTTCGGCTTCTCGAACGGCGCGTATTACGCGACGTCCCTCGCCATGCGCGGGCGCCTGCCGGTCTCGGGTTATGGTGTCTTCGCGGGGGGCTCGGGTGCGACGTACCTCGAGCGCGCTGGCGCGCAGACAAAGCAGCGCGCGCCCATCTTCGTCGGATGGGGTGGTAAGGACAAGGCGCACCGAGACCAGGAGGCGCTCGTGCGCATGTTGCGCAAATTGAAATGGCCCTCGAAGTCACTAGGCCAAAAGCGTGCCGGACACGCGATGACGGACGATCAGGTGGCGCAAGCCGTCGCTTTCCTCGCGGGACCGCCGCCCGCCGCGAAACCCGGACGTCCAAAAAAGAAGCGCTGA
- a CDS encoding alpha/beta hydrolase yields MSSKVRLGLALSLVALGGCASPEGNKSATPAPSSSAVTEDPTVAPVRIAYGPESLQFGELRVPPGPGPHPVAVVIHGGCWLDQYGLDLMTDMSEVFKGAGIATWNIEYRRIGDTGGGYPNTLTDVGLAVDELRELAPKYRLDLKRVVTVGHSAGGHLAVWVAARPKLPAGSALRGSDPLPISAAVSLAGILDLAESLDLKVCNGLAAKLLGGAPSEVPGRYAEASPSKLLPIGVRQVLIHGAADTIVPLAMSQHYLDAAKAAGDGAVELKPIAGGDHFDVIKPSSPKWPEVMAPIVALLQ; encoded by the coding sequence ATGAGCTCCAAGGTTCGGCTCGGGCTCGCGCTCTCGCTGGTCGCTCTCGGCGGCTGCGCGAGCCCCGAGGGCAATAAATCCGCGACGCCTGCGCCCTCCTCCTCGGCCGTGACGGAAGACCCGACGGTCGCCCCCGTCCGCATCGCCTACGGCCCCGAATCTCTGCAGTTCGGCGAGCTGCGCGTGCCGCCTGGGCCCGGCCCTCACCCCGTCGCGGTGGTGATTCACGGCGGCTGCTGGCTCGATCAATATGGCCTCGATTTGATGACCGACATGAGCGAGGTCTTCAAGGGGGCCGGCATTGCGACCTGGAACATCGAATACCGGCGCATCGGCGATACGGGCGGCGGTTATCCGAATACGTTGACCGACGTGGGGTTGGCCGTCGACGAACTCCGCGAGCTCGCGCCGAAGTATCGGTTGGACCTCAAACGAGTCGTCACGGTCGGCCACTCCGCGGGCGGGCACCTGGCGGTCTGGGTGGCGGCGCGCCCCAAGCTGCCTGCGGGCAGCGCGCTGCGCGGGTCGGATCCCTTGCCCATCTCGGCCGCCGTCTCGCTCGCCGGCATTCTCGACCTGGCCGAGTCGCTGGATCTGAAGGTCTGCAATGGGCTCGCGGCGAAGCTCCTCGGCGGTGCCCCCTCCGAGGTCCCCGGCCGCTACGCCGAGGCCTCGCCGAGCAAGCTGCTGCCGATTGGCGTGCGCCAGGTGCTCATCCACGGCGCGGCGGACACGATCGTCCCCCTCGCGATGAGCCAGCATTACCTCGACGCGGCGAAGGCGGCAGGCGACGGTGCGGTCGAGCTGAAGCCCATCGCGGGCGGCGATCATTTCGACGTGATCAAACCGTCGTCGCCGAAGTGGCCCGAGGTGATGGCGCCGATCGTCGCGCTCCTCCAGTAG
- a CDS encoding NAD-dependent malic enzyme, which yields MRKTSVDTVLRIKTKHRVGQLARLAGAVAEQGGLLGDITTLRSGDDFTLREVTVETEDEAQRDRMVEAVRAVDGVELLDAIDRVFDLHKGGKLHSTSRIELRHQRDLRYIYTPGVARVARAIEREPERARDLTAIGNSVGIFTNGSRVLGLGNVGPLASLPVMEGKAVLYDKFVGISATPLLVDTLDVRDFVDTVLRMSLTFGGIHLEDIRIPDCYRIEEELIERLEKPVMHDDQHGTATVALAAVLNACKMTGVELSRARVGQIGLGAAGSAIARLMMAHGARDVLVTDRSEEAMRWLADQGARPVDLPTLMREADIVVAATGRPGLIEPKWIRPGQVIFPLSNPDPEIQPVDALAAGAAFCSDGRSINNALAFPGLFRAALLVKSRAITPEMRIAAARAIAACAEPGEVVPSPLQRHVHEAVVEAVAAAARAQGLEGTARLTRSG from the coding sequence ATGAGGAAAACCAGCGTCGATACCGTTCTCCGCATCAAAACCAAGCACCGGGTTGGCCAGCTGGCCCGGCTGGCAGGCGCTGTGGCCGAGCAAGGCGGGCTCCTGGGTGACATCACCACCTTGCGCAGCGGCGACGATTTCACGCTGCGCGAGGTCACCGTCGAGACCGAGGACGAGGCCCAGCGCGACCGCATGGTCGAGGCCGTGCGCGCCGTCGACGGCGTCGAGCTGCTCGACGCGATCGACCGCGTCTTCGACCTGCACAAGGGCGGCAAGCTCCACTCGACGAGCCGCATCGAGCTGCGGCATCAGCGCGATTTGCGGTACATCTACACGCCCGGCGTCGCCCGCGTCGCCCGCGCCATCGAGCGCGAGCCCGAGCGCGCCCGCGATCTGACCGCGATCGGCAACTCGGTTGGAATCTTCACGAACGGCTCGCGCGTGCTCGGCCTCGGCAACGTGGGGCCCCTCGCGTCGCTGCCCGTGATGGAAGGCAAGGCGGTCCTTTACGACAAGTTCGTCGGCATCAGCGCGACGCCGCTGCTCGTGGACACGCTCGACGTGCGCGACTTCGTCGACACGGTGCTGCGCATGTCGCTCACCTTCGGCGGCATCCACCTCGAGGACATCCGCATCCCGGATTGTTATCGCATCGAGGAGGAGCTGATCGAGCGGCTCGAAAAGCCGGTCATGCACGACGATCAGCACGGCACGGCCACGGTGGCGCTCGCGGCGGTGCTGAATGCCTGCAAGATGACGGGCGTCGAGCTGTCCCGCGCGCGGGTCGGGCAAATCGGTCTCGGCGCGGCGGGAAGCGCGATCGCGCGGCTGATGATGGCGCACGGCGCGCGCGACGTGCTCGTGACCGACCGCTCGGAGGAGGCGATGCGCTGGCTCGCGGACCAGGGCGCGCGCCCGGTCGACCTGCCGACGTTGATGCGCGAGGCGGACATCGTCGTGGCCGCGACGGGCAGGCCTGGGCTCATCGAGCCGAAGTGGATCCGGCCCGGCCAGGTGATCTTCCCGCTCTCGAACCCGGATCCCGAAATCCAGCCGGTGGACGCGCTGGCGGCGGGCGCGGCGTTCTGCTCGGATGGGCGGAGCATCAACAACGCTCTCGCGTTCCCGGGCCTGTTCCGGGCCGCGCTCCTCGTGAAGAGCCGCGCCATCACGCCCGAAATGCGCATCGCAGCGGCGCGCGCGATCGCTGCGTGCGCCGAGCCCGGCGAGGTCGTCCCCTCCCCGCTCCAGCGCCACGTGCACGAGGCGGTGGTGGAGGCCGTCGCCGCGGCAGCCCGCGCGCAGGGCCTCGAGGGTACGGCGCGGCTCACGCGGTCGGGCTGA
- a CDS encoding alpha/beta hydrolase, with product MPEHILHHLGPFDVPGFSPRLVRVYVPPRRSHAAPPVLYMFDGQNIFHDEPSFAGGWHLHTTVARMAARGERVPIVVGIDHGGEARIGELSPFPTRMGHGRLEGFLEWMVRDLVPRIGHAFGASSDPADTGVGGSSMGGLAALYAHFRHPYRFGRAMSMSPSLQIGRGALFDWIERQPRPHPSRIYLDAGALEVGGHLLRATASLAQRLAERGYDGQSLKLVAAKRGAHNEKAWRRRAPGAIRFLFGNRRKR from the coding sequence ATGCCCGAGCACATCCTGCATCACCTCGGCCCGTTCGACGTCCCCGGGTTCTCTCCGCGCCTCGTGCGCGTCTACGTGCCCCCGCGCCGCTCGCACGCGGCGCCGCCCGTGCTCTACATGTTCGACGGCCAGAACATCTTCCACGACGAGCCCTCGTTCGCCGGCGGATGGCACCTGCACACCACCGTCGCGCGCATGGCCGCGCGGGGCGAGCGCGTGCCCATCGTGGTGGGCATCGATCACGGCGGCGAAGCGCGCATCGGCGAGCTTTCGCCCTTCCCCACGCGCATGGGGCACGGGCGCCTCGAGGGCTTTCTCGAATGGATGGTGCGCGACCTCGTCCCCCGCATCGGGCACGCCTTCGGCGCCTCGTCCGACCCGGCCGACACCGGCGTCGGCGGCTCGTCGATGGGCGGGCTCGCGGCCCTGTATGCCCATTTTCGCCACCCGTACCGATTCGGCCGCGCGATGAGCATGTCGCCCTCTTTGCAGATCGGCCGGGGCGCGCTCTTCGATTGGATCGAAAGGCAGCCGAGGCCTCACCCGTCGCGCATCTACCTCGACGCCGGCGCGCTCGAGGTCGGGGGACACCTGCTGCGCGCGACGGCCTCGCTCGCGCAGCGGCTCGCCGAGCGCGGATACGACGGGCAATCGCTCAAGCTCGTCGCCGCAAAGCGCGGCGCGCACAACGAGAAGGCCTGGCGGCGGCGCGCCCCGGGAGCGATACGGTTCCTGTTCGGCAACCGCAGAAAGCGCTGA
- a CDS encoding aldehyde dehydrogenase family protein, with product MTAASDLPTASAVSAPPAPVAYPAESTAADLDRAIAELRDHARAFARMPAREKAALLREIVPRTLAAAPRMVAEGCRAKGIDPSSPLAGEEWLAGACPFILNVRLLAEALEDIAARGAPRLPFRAVRRRDDGRVTVRVFPASSPDRALLSGFTCEVLLQEGVRTDEVRPAQASFYRSADPEGGVSLILGAGNVASIPPMDALYKLFVEGKVVLLKMSPVNAYLGPILEDALAPLVTRGFLRIVHGGASVGSYLAGHPDVADIHITGSQHTHDTIVWGPPGPEQDRRRAANEPLLNKPITSELGNVSPVIVTPFLYADDELWFQARNIATQVVNNASFNCNAAKMLVLPHGWRQRGVFLEKLRRALREARTRKAYYPGAFDRYSALTTGRAGVSRFGEASTDELPWTLVEDLDPKNPREPLFYEEPFCGILSEVSVGSDDPAEFLDAATRFCNDTLWGTLSASIVVHPVLEEDPTVGAALEAAITRLRYGAVSVNHWPAFVYALVSPPWGGHPSSTLANVQSGLGFVHNTPMLERIEKAILRGPLVASPRPPVFYDHRNMAKLGEKLARYYASPGWSHVPSIAGAALFG from the coding sequence ATGACCGCCGCCTCCGACCTGCCCACCGCGTCCGCCGTCTCCGCGCCTCCTGCGCCCGTCGCGTACCCCGCCGAGTCGACCGCCGCGGATCTCGACCGCGCCATCGCCGAGCTTCGCGACCACGCCCGCGCCTTCGCGCGCATGCCCGCGCGGGAAAAAGCCGCTCTGCTGCGCGAGATCGTCCCGCGCACCCTCGCCGCTGCCCCGCGCATGGTCGCCGAAGGCTGCCGCGCCAAGGGCATCGATCCGAGCAGTCCCCTCGCGGGCGAGGAGTGGCTCGCGGGCGCATGCCCCTTCATCCTCAACGTGCGACTGCTCGCCGAGGCGCTCGAGGACATTGCCGCCCGGGGCGCCCCGCGCTTGCCCTTCCGCGCCGTCCGTCGGCGCGATGACGGGCGCGTCACCGTTCGTGTTTTTCCCGCGAGCAGTCCAGACCGGGCCTTGCTTTCCGGTTTCACTTGTGAAGTGCTCCTTCAGGAGGGCGTCCGCACCGACGAGGTTCGCCCCGCGCAGGCCTCGTTTTATCGGTCGGCGGACCCCGAAGGCGGCGTATCGCTGATCCTCGGCGCGGGCAACGTCGCGAGCATCCCGCCGATGGACGCGCTCTACAAACTCTTCGTCGAGGGCAAGGTCGTCCTGCTCAAGATGAGCCCGGTGAACGCGTATCTCGGGCCGATCCTCGAGGATGCGCTCGCGCCGCTCGTCACGCGAGGCTTTCTGCGCATCGTCCATGGCGGCGCCTCGGTCGGCAGCTATCTCGCCGGCCACCCCGACGTCGCCGACATTCACATCACCGGCTCGCAGCACACGCACGACACGATCGTGTGGGGCCCGCCAGGGCCCGAGCAGGACCGCCGCCGCGCCGCGAACGAGCCGCTGCTGAACAAGCCCATCACCTCCGAGCTCGGCAACGTGAGCCCGGTGATCGTCACGCCCTTCCTCTATGCCGACGACGAGCTGTGGTTTCAGGCGCGCAACATCGCGACCCAGGTCGTCAACAACGCCTCGTTCAACTGCAACGCCGCCAAGATGCTCGTCTTGCCGCACGGGTGGCGCCAGCGTGGTGTTTTTCTCGAAAAACTACGGCGCGCCCTGCGCGAGGCGCGGACGCGCAAGGCTTACTATCCGGGCGCGTTCGACAGGTACTCGGCACTCACCACGGGGCGCGCGGGCGTGAGCCGCTTCGGCGAGGCGAGCACCGACGAGCTGCCCTGGACGCTGGTCGAGGACCTCGACCCCAAAAACCCGCGCGAGCCGCTCTTCTACGAGGAGCCGTTCTGCGGCATTCTGAGCGAGGTATCGGTGGGCTCGGACGATCCGGCCGAGTTCCTCGATGCCGCGACGCGCTTCTGCAACGACACGCTCTGGGGCACGCTGAGCGCCTCGATCGTGGTGCACCCTGTCCTCGAGGAAGATCCGACCGTGGGAGCGGCGCTCGAGGCGGCAATCACGCGCCTGCGCTACGGCGCGGTCAGCGTCAATCATTGGCCTGCGTTCGTCTATGCGCTGGTCTCGCCCCCGTGGGGAGGCCACCCGAGCTCGACGCTCGCCAACGTGCAGAGCGGGCTCGGGTTCGTGCACAATACGCCGATGCTCGAGCGGATCGAAAAGGCGATCCTCCGCGGCCCGCTCGTCGCCTCACCGCGCCCGCCCGTCTTCTACGACCACCGCAACATGGCCAAGCTCGGCGAAAAGCTCGCGCGCTATTACGCGAGCCCGGGCTGGAGCCACGTCCCGTCCATCGCCGGCGCCGCCCTGTTCGGGTAG
- a CDS encoding PAS domain-containing protein yields MNSQRFFVLQTEPCIELGADGRVRVANPAFCRASGRSAEALAGTSVLDVVHEKDRAAMRAAFGGIAGKDTLSFEARVVRPDGDVRWLEWHAVVFRDEEEVFLQCVAHDVTRLRLAEAQTRERERFLDTLLANLPGMAYRCLNDARWTCEFVSRGCEVLTGYPVEDFIDNRIAFADLTHPDDMSRVWECVQTALARREPYIVQSRIVRRSGEVIWIHEQGRGVYSPDGEILALEGFVTDVTARVQAEEELRDKLRLIEDQLRLIEEQREQIRHLSLPIIEVWDGVLTLPVVGVLDDTRASRIMEGLLEAVVRTQSRHVIVDLTAVEAIDAAVAEHLVRMIRAVELLGARGVLAGMQPAVAQTLVSLQVGLGNIPALADLRGALLDCLRVERAETPRKPGQEKPARASRNR; encoded by the coding sequence TTGAACTCGCAACGTTTCTTCGTCCTCCAGACCGAGCCTTGCATCGAGCTCGGCGCCGACGGGCGCGTTCGGGTTGCAAACCCGGCGTTCTGTCGCGCGTCGGGGCGCTCTGCCGAGGCGCTCGCGGGCACGAGCGTGCTCGACGTCGTGCACGAAAAGGATCGCGCGGCGATGCGGGCGGCGTTCGGCGGGATCGCCGGCAAGGATACGCTGAGCTTCGAGGCGCGCGTGGTCCGCCCCGATGGTGATGTGCGCTGGCTCGAGTGGCACGCCGTCGTCTTCCGCGACGAGGAGGAGGTGTTCTTGCAGTGCGTCGCCCACGACGTGACGCGCCTGCGGCTCGCCGAGGCTCAGACGCGCGAGCGCGAGCGCTTTCTGGACACGCTGCTCGCGAACCTCCCCGGCATGGCATACCGATGCCTCAACGATGCGCGGTGGACCTGCGAATTCGTGAGCCGGGGCTGCGAGGTTTTGACCGGCTACCCCGTCGAGGATTTCATCGACAATCGCATTGCGTTCGCCGATCTCACGCACCCCGACGACATGTCCCGCGTCTGGGAGTGCGTGCAGACGGCGCTCGCGCGCCGCGAGCCCTACATCGTGCAATCCCGCATCGTCCGCCGATCGGGCGAGGTGATCTGGATTCACGAGCAGGGCCGGGGCGTGTACTCGCCCGACGGCGAGATCCTGGCGCTCGAGGGCTTTGTCACCGACGTGACCGCGCGCGTGCAGGCGGAGGAAGAGCTCCGCGACAAACTCCGTCTCATCGAGGACCAGCTCCGTCTCATCGAGGAGCAAAGGGAGCAGATTCGCCACCTGTCGCTGCCGATCATCGAGGTGTGGGACGGGGTTCTCACGCTGCCCGTCGTGGGCGTGCTCGACGACACGCGGGCGAGCCGGATCATGGAGGGCCTGCTCGAGGCGGTGGTGCGGACGCAGAGCCGTCACGTGATCGTCGATCTCACGGCCGTCGAGGCGATTGACGCGGCGGTGGCGGAGCACCTCGTGCGGATGATCCGGGCGGTCGAGCTGCTCGGCGCGCGCGGTGTGCTCGCGGGGATGCAGCCGGCGGTGGCGCAGACGCTCGTGTCGCTGCAGGTCGGGCTGGGGAACATCCCGGCGCTCGCGGACCTGCGAGGGGCGCTGCTCGATTGCTTGCGCGTGGAACGAGCCGAGACGCCGCGCAAGCCGGGGCAGGAGAAGCCCGCGCGCGCGTCACGCAATCGATAG